The following are from one region of the Quercus robur chromosome 1, dhQueRobu3.1, whole genome shotgun sequence genome:
- the LOC126717573 gene encoding extensin-2-like isoform X8, producing MANLWPHLVYALALILLATNVAADDHKPYIYASPPPPPYVYTSPPPPPYIYKSPPPPPHHESPPPYYYKSPPPPPHHESPPPYYYKSPPPPSPSPPPPYVYKSPPPPSPSPPPPYVYKSPPPPSPSPPPPYVYKSPPPPSPSPPPPYVYKSPPPPSPSPPPPYIYKSPPPPSPSPPPPYVYKSPPPPSPSPPPPYVYKSPPPPSPSPPPPYVYKSPPPPSPSPPPPYVYKSPPPPSPSPPPPYIYKSPPPPSPPPPHPYYYKSPPPPTGY from the exons ATGGCCAATCTTTGGCCTCACCTTGTCTATGCATTGGCACTAATCTTATTAGCTACCAATGTAGCTGCCGATGATCACAAGCCTTACATTTATGCttctccacctccaccaccttaCGTTTATAcatctcctccaccacctccttacATTTacaaatcaccaccaccacctccacacCACGAATCACCACCTCCTTACTATTataaatcaccaccaccac ctccacatCACGAATCACCAC CTCCTTACTACTataaatcaccaccaccaccttcaCCATCACCTCCTCCACCTTACGTTTACAAGTCCCCACCccctccatctccatctccacctCCTCCTTACGTCTACAAGTCTCCACCTCCCCCATCACCGTCCCCACCTCCTCCATATGTTTACaagtcaccaccaccaccatcaccctCACCTCCTCCTCCTTATGTCTACAAGTCACCACCTCCCCCATCTCCTTCACCTCCTCCTCCTTACATCTACAAGTCACCACCACCCCCGTCACCCTCACCACCTCCTCCCTATGTTTACAAGTCCCCACCACCCCCATCTCCATCACCCCCACCTCCTTATGTCTACAAATCTCCCCCACCCCCATCTCCATCACCACCTCCTCCATACGTTTACAAGTCACCACCTCCTCCATCTCCTTCACCTCCTCCTCCTTACGTTTATAAGTCACCTCCACCACCTTCCCCATCACCTCCTCCTCCTTACATTTACAAGTCGCCTCCACCACcatccccaccaccaccacatccCTACTACTACAAATCTCCACCACCTCCCACTGGTTACTAG
- the LOC126717573 gene encoding extensin-2-like isoform X2, which yields MANLWPHLVYALALILLATNVAADDHKPYIYASPPPPPYVYTSPPPPPYIYKSPPPPPHHESPPPYYYKSPPPPPHHESSPPYYYKSPPPPPHHESPPPYYYKSPPPPPPHHKSPPPYYYKSPPPPSPSPPPPYVYKSPPPPSPSPPPPYVYKSPPPPSPSPPPPYVYKSPPPPSPSPPPPYVYKSPPPPSPSPPPPYIYKSPPPPSPSPPPPYVYKSPPPPSPSPPPPYVYKSPPPPSPSPPPPYVYKSPPPPSPSPPPPYVYKSPPPPSPPPPHPYYYKSPPPPTGY from the exons ATGGCCAATCTTTGGCCTCACCTTGTCTATGCATTGGCACTAATCTTATTAGCTACCAATGTAGCTGCCGATGATCACAAGCCTTACATTTATGCttctccacctccaccaccttaCGTTTATAcatctcctccaccacctccttacATTTacaaatcaccaccaccacctccacacCACGAATCACCACCTCCTTACTATTataaatcaccaccaccacctccacacCACGAATCATCACCTCCTTACTACTataaatcaccaccaccacctccacatCACGAATCACCACCTCCTTACTACTataaatcaccaccaccaccacctccacatCACAAATCACCACCTCCTTACTACTataaatcaccaccaccaccttcaCCATCACCTCCTCCACCTTACGTTTACAAGTCCCCACCccctccatctccatctccacctCCTCCTTACGTCTACAAGTCTCCACCTCCCCCATCACCGTCCCCACCTCCTCCATATGTTTACaagtcaccaccaccaccatcaccctCACCTCCTCCTCCTTATGTCTACAAGTCACCACCTCCCCCATCTCCTTCACCTCCTCCTCCTTACATCTACAAGTCACCACCACCCCCGTCACCCTCACCACCTCCTCCCTATGTTTACAAGTCCCCACCACCCCCATCTCCATCACCCCCACCTCCTTATGTCTACAAATCTCCCCCACCCCCATCTCCATCACCACCTCCTCCATACGTTTACAAGTCACCACCTCCTCCATCTCCTTCACCTCCTCCTCCTTACGTTTATAAGTCACCTCCACCAC catccccaccaccaccacatccCTACTACTACAAATCTCCACCACCTCCCACTGGTTACTAG
- the LOC126717573 gene encoding extensin-2-like isoform X9: MANLWPHLVYALALILLATNVAADDHKPYIYASPPPPPYVYTSPPPPPYIYKSPPPPPHHESPPPYYYKSPPPPSPSPPPPYVYKSPPPPSPSPPPPYVYKSPPPPSPSPPPPYVYKSPPPPSPSPPPPYVYKSPPPPSPSPPPPYIYKSPPPPSPSPPPPYVYKSPPPPSPSPPPPYVYKSPPPPSPSPPPPYVYKSPPPPSPSPPPPYVYKSPPPPSPSPPPPYIYKSPPPPSPPPPHPYYYKSPPPPTGY, encoded by the exons ATGGCCAATCTTTGGCCTCACCTTGTCTATGCATTGGCACTAATCTTATTAGCTACCAATGTAGCTGCCGATGATCACAAGCCTTACATTTATGCttctccacctccaccaccttaCGTTTATAcatctcctccaccacctccttacATTTacaaatcaccaccaccacctccacacCACGAATCACCACCTCCTTACTATTataaatcaccaccaccac cttcaCCATCACCTCCTCCACCTTACGTTTACAAGTCCCCACCccctccatctccatctccacctCCTCCTTACGTCTACAAGTCTCCACCTCCCCCATCACCGTCCCCACCTCCTCCATATGTTTACaagtcaccaccaccaccatcaccctCACCTCCTCCTCCTTATGTCTACAAGTCACCACCTCCCCCATCTCCTTCACCTCCTCCTCCTTACATCTACAAGTCACCACCACCCCCGTCACCCTCACCACCTCCTCCCTATGTTTACAAGTCCCCACCACCCCCATCTCCATCACCCCCACCTCCTTATGTCTACAAATCTCCCCCACCCCCATCTCCATCACCACCTCCTCCATACGTTTACAAGTCACCACCTCCTCCATCTCCTTCACCTCCTCCTCCTTACGTTTATAAGTCACCTCCACCACCTTCCCCATCACCTCCTCCTCCTTACATTTACAAGTCGCCTCCACCACcatccccaccaccaccacatccCTACTACTACAAATCTCCACCACCTCCCACTGGTTACTAG
- the LOC126717573 gene encoding extensin-2-like isoform X3 has translation MANLWPHLVYALALILLATNVAADDHKPYIYASPPPPPYVYTSPPPPPYIYKSPPPPPHHESPPPYYYKSPPPPPHHESPPPYYYKSPPPPPPHHKSPPPYYYKSPPPPSPSPPPPYVYKSPPPPSPSPPPPYVYKSPPPPSPSPPPPYVYKSPPPPSPSPPPPYVYKSPPPPSPSPPPPYIYKSPPPPSPSPPPPYVYKSPPPPSPSPPPPYVYKSPPPPSPSPPPPYVYKSPPPPSPSPPPPYVYKSPPPPSPSPPPPYIYKSPPPPSPPPPHPYYYKSPPPPTGY, from the exons ATGGCCAATCTTTGGCCTCACCTTGTCTATGCATTGGCACTAATCTTATTAGCTACCAATGTAGCTGCCGATGATCACAAGCCTTACATTTATGCttctccacctccaccaccttaCGTTTATAcatctcctccaccacctccttacATTTacaaatcaccaccaccacctccacacCACGAATCACCACCTCCTTACTATTataaatcaccaccaccac ctccacatCACGAATCACCACCTCCTTACTACTataaatcaccaccaccaccacctccacatCACAAATCACCACCTCCTTACTACTataaatcaccaccaccaccttcaCCATCACCTCCTCCACCTTACGTTTACAAGTCCCCACCccctccatctccatctccacctCCTCCTTACGTCTACAAGTCTCCACCTCCCCCATCACCGTCCCCACCTCCTCCATATGTTTACaagtcaccaccaccaccatcaccctCACCTCCTCCTCCTTATGTCTACAAGTCACCACCTCCCCCATCTCCTTCACCTCCTCCTCCTTACATCTACAAGTCACCACCACCCCCGTCACCCTCACCACCTCCTCCCTATGTTTACAAGTCCCCACCACCCCCATCTCCATCACCCCCACCTCCTTATGTCTACAAATCTCCCCCACCCCCATCTCCATCACCACCTCCTCCATACGTTTACAAGTCACCACCTCCTCCATCTCCTTCACCTCCTCCTCCTTACGTTTATAAGTCACCTCCACCACCTTCCCCATCACCTCCTCCTCCTTACATTTACAAGTCGCCTCCACCACcatccccaccaccaccacatccCTACTACTACAAATCTCCACCACCTCCCACTGGTTACTAG
- the LOC126717573 gene encoding extensin-2-like isoform X7, protein MANLWPHLVYALALILLATNVAADDHKPYIYASPPPPPYVYTSPPPPPYIYKSPPPPPHHESPPPYYYKSPPPPPHHESSPPYYYKSPPPPSPSPPPPYVYKSPPPPSPSPPPPYVYKSPPPPSPSPPPPYVYKSPPPPSPSPPPPYVYKSPPPPSPSPPPPYIYKSPPPPSPSPPPPYVYKSPPPPSPSPPPPYVYKSPPPPSPSPPPPYVYKSPPPPSPSPPPPYVYKSPPPPSPSPPPPYIYKSPPPPSPPPPHPYYYKSPPPPTGY, encoded by the exons ATGGCCAATCTTTGGCCTCACCTTGTCTATGCATTGGCACTAATCTTATTAGCTACCAATGTAGCTGCCGATGATCACAAGCCTTACATTTATGCttctccacctccaccaccttaCGTTTATAcatctcctccaccacctccttacATTTacaaatcaccaccaccacctccacacCACGAATCACCACCTCCTTACTATTataaatcaccaccaccacctccacacCACGAATCATCAC CTCCTTACTACTataaatcaccaccaccaccttcaCCATCACCTCCTCCACCTTACGTTTACAAGTCCCCACCccctccatctccatctccacctCCTCCTTACGTCTACAAGTCTCCACCTCCCCCATCACCGTCCCCACCTCCTCCATATGTTTACaagtcaccaccaccaccatcaccctCACCTCCTCCTCCTTATGTCTACAAGTCACCACCTCCCCCATCTCCTTCACCTCCTCCTCCTTACATCTACAAGTCACCACCACCCCCGTCACCCTCACCACCTCCTCCCTATGTTTACAAGTCCCCACCACCCCCATCTCCATCACCCCCACCTCCTTATGTCTACAAATCTCCCCCACCCCCATCTCCATCACCACCTCCTCCATACGTTTACAAGTCACCACCTCCTCCATCTCCTTCACCTCCTCCTCCTTACGTTTATAAGTCACCTCCACCACCTTCCCCATCACCTCCTCCTCCTTACATTTACAAGTCGCCTCCACCACcatccccaccaccaccacatccCTACTACTACAAATCTCCACCACCTCCCACTGGTTACTAG
- the LOC126717573 gene encoding extensin-2-like isoform X5: MANLWPHLVYALALILLATNVAADDHKPYIYASPPPPPYVYTSPPPPPYIYKSPPPPPHHESPPPYYYKSPPPPPHHESSPPYYYKSPPPPPHHESPPPYYYKSPPPPSPSPPPPYVYKSPPPPSPSPPPPYVYKSPPPPSPSPPPPYVYKSPPPPSPSPPPPYVYKSPPPPSPSPPPPYIYKSPPPPSPSPPPPYVYKSPPPPSPSPPPPYVYKSPPPPSPSPPPPYVYKSPPPPSPSPPPPYVYKSPPPPSPSPPPPYIYKSPPPPSPPPPHPYYYKSPPPPTGY, encoded by the exons ATGGCCAATCTTTGGCCTCACCTTGTCTATGCATTGGCACTAATCTTATTAGCTACCAATGTAGCTGCCGATGATCACAAGCCTTACATTTATGCttctccacctccaccaccttaCGTTTATAcatctcctccaccacctccttacATTTacaaatcaccaccaccacctccacacCACGAATCACCACCTCCTTACTATTataaatcaccaccaccacctccacacCACGAATCATCACCTCCTTACTACTataaatcaccaccaccacctccacatCACGAATCACCAC CTCCTTACTACTataaatcaccaccaccaccttcaCCATCACCTCCTCCACCTTACGTTTACAAGTCCCCACCccctccatctccatctccacctCCTCCTTACGTCTACAAGTCTCCACCTCCCCCATCACCGTCCCCACCTCCTCCATATGTTTACaagtcaccaccaccaccatcaccctCACCTCCTCCTCCTTATGTCTACAAGTCACCACCTCCCCCATCTCCTTCACCTCCTCCTCCTTACATCTACAAGTCACCACCACCCCCGTCACCCTCACCACCTCCTCCCTATGTTTACAAGTCCCCACCACCCCCATCTCCATCACCCCCACCTCCTTATGTCTACAAATCTCCCCCACCCCCATCTCCATCACCACCTCCTCCATACGTTTACAAGTCACCACCTCCTCCATCTCCTTCACCTCCTCCTCCTTACGTTTATAAGTCACCTCCACCACCTTCCCCATCACCTCCTCCTCCTTACATTTACAAGTCGCCTCCACCACcatccccaccaccaccacatccCTACTACTACAAATCTCCACCACCTCCCACTGGTTACTAG
- the LOC126717573 gene encoding extensin-2-like isoform X1 codes for MANLWPHLVYALALILLATNVAADDHKPYIYASPPPPPYVYTSPPPPPYIYKSPPPPPHHESPPPYYYKSPPPPPHHESSPPYYYKSPPPPPHHESPPPYYYKSPPPPPPHHKSPPPYYYKSPPPPSPSPPPPYVYKSPPPPSPSPPPPYVYKSPPPPSPSPPPPYVYKSPPPPSPSPPPPYVYKSPPPPSPSPPPPYIYKSPPPPSPSPPPPYVYKSPPPPSPSPPPPYVYKSPPPPSPSPPPPYVYKSPPPPSPSPPPPYVYKSPPPPSPSPPPPYIYKSPPPPSPPPPHPYYYKSPPPPTGY; via the coding sequence ATGGCCAATCTTTGGCCTCACCTTGTCTATGCATTGGCACTAATCTTATTAGCTACCAATGTAGCTGCCGATGATCACAAGCCTTACATTTATGCttctccacctccaccaccttaCGTTTATAcatctcctccaccacctccttacATTTacaaatcaccaccaccacctccacacCACGAATCACCACCTCCTTACTATTataaatcaccaccaccacctccacacCACGAATCATCACCTCCTTACTACTataaatcaccaccaccacctccacatCACGAATCACCACCTCCTTACTACTataaatcaccaccaccaccacctccacatCACAAATCACCACCTCCTTACTACTataaatcaccaccaccaccttcaCCATCACCTCCTCCACCTTACGTTTACAAGTCCCCACCccctccatctccatctccacctCCTCCTTACGTCTACAAGTCTCCACCTCCCCCATCACCGTCCCCACCTCCTCCATATGTTTACaagtcaccaccaccaccatcaccctCACCTCCTCCTCCTTATGTCTACAAGTCACCACCTCCCCCATCTCCTTCACCTCCTCCTCCTTACATCTACAAGTCACCACCACCCCCGTCACCCTCACCACCTCCTCCCTATGTTTACAAGTCCCCACCACCCCCATCTCCATCACCCCCACCTCCTTATGTCTACAAATCTCCCCCACCCCCATCTCCATCACCACCTCCTCCATACGTTTACAAGTCACCACCTCCTCCATCTCCTTCACCTCCTCCTCCTTACGTTTATAAGTCACCTCCACCACCTTCCCCATCACCTCCTCCTCCTTACATTTACAAGTCGCCTCCACCACcatccccaccaccaccacatccCTACTACTACAAATCTCCACCACCTCCCACTGGTTACTAG
- the LOC126717573 gene encoding extensin-2-like isoform X4 → MANLWPHLVYALALILLATNVAADDHKPYIYASPPPPPYVYTSPPPPPYIYKSPPPPPHHESPPPYYYKSPPPPPHHESSPPYYYKSPPPPPPHHKSPPPYYYKSPPPPSPSPPPPYVYKSPPPPSPSPPPPYVYKSPPPPSPSPPPPYVYKSPPPPSPSPPPPYVYKSPPPPSPSPPPPYIYKSPPPPSPSPPPPYVYKSPPPPSPSPPPPYVYKSPPPPSPSPPPPYVYKSPPPPSPSPPPPYVYKSPPPPSPSPPPPYIYKSPPPPSPPPPHPYYYKSPPPPTGY, encoded by the exons ATGGCCAATCTTTGGCCTCACCTTGTCTATGCATTGGCACTAATCTTATTAGCTACCAATGTAGCTGCCGATGATCACAAGCCTTACATTTATGCttctccacctccaccaccttaCGTTTATAcatctcctccaccacctccttacATTTacaaatcaccaccaccacctccacacCACGAATCACCACCTCCTTACTATTataaatcaccaccaccacctccacacCACGAATCATCAC CTCCTTACTACTataaatcaccaccaccaccacctccacatCACAAATCACCACCTCCTTACTACTataaatcaccaccaccaccttcaCCATCACCTCCTCCACCTTACGTTTACAAGTCCCCACCccctccatctccatctccacctCCTCCTTACGTCTACAAGTCTCCACCTCCCCCATCACCGTCCCCACCTCCTCCATATGTTTACaagtcaccaccaccaccatcaccctCACCTCCTCCTCCTTATGTCTACAAGTCACCACCTCCCCCATCTCCTTCACCTCCTCCTCCTTACATCTACAAGTCACCACCACCCCCGTCACCCTCACCACCTCCTCCCTATGTTTACAAGTCCCCACCACCCCCATCTCCATCACCCCCACCTCCTTATGTCTACAAATCTCCCCCACCCCCATCTCCATCACCACCTCCTCCATACGTTTACAAGTCACCACCTCCTCCATCTCCTTCACCTCCTCCTCCTTACGTTTATAAGTCACCTCCACCACCTTCCCCATCACCTCCTCCTCCTTACATTTACAAGTCGCCTCCACCACcatccccaccaccaccacatccCTACTACTACAAATCTCCACCACCTCCCACTGGTTACTAG
- the LOC126717573 gene encoding extensin-2-like isoform X6 — translation MANLWPHLVYALALILLATNVAADDHKPYIYASPPPPPYVYTSPPPPPYIYKSPPPPPHHESPPPYYYKSPPPPPPHHKSPPPYYYKSPPPPSPSPPPPYVYKSPPPPSPSPPPPYVYKSPPPPSPSPPPPYVYKSPPPPSPSPPPPYVYKSPPPPSPSPPPPYIYKSPPPPSPSPPPPYVYKSPPPPSPSPPPPYVYKSPPPPSPSPPPPYVYKSPPPPSPSPPPPYVYKSPPPPSPSPPPPYIYKSPPPPSPPPPHPYYYKSPPPPTGY, via the exons ATGGCCAATCTTTGGCCTCACCTTGTCTATGCATTGGCACTAATCTTATTAGCTACCAATGTAGCTGCCGATGATCACAAGCCTTACATTTATGCttctccacctccaccaccttaCGTTTATAcatctcctccaccacctccttacATTTacaaatcaccaccaccacctccacacCACGAATCACCAC CTCCTTACTACTataaatcaccaccaccaccacctccacatCACAAATCACCACCTCCTTACTACTataaatcaccaccaccaccttcaCCATCACCTCCTCCACCTTACGTTTACAAGTCCCCACCccctccatctccatctccacctCCTCCTTACGTCTACAAGTCTCCACCTCCCCCATCACCGTCCCCACCTCCTCCATATGTTTACaagtcaccaccaccaccatcaccctCACCTCCTCCTCCTTATGTCTACAAGTCACCACCTCCCCCATCTCCTTCACCTCCTCCTCCTTACATCTACAAGTCACCACCACCCCCGTCACCCTCACCACCTCCTCCCTATGTTTACAAGTCCCCACCACCCCCATCTCCATCACCCCCACCTCCTTATGTCTACAAATCTCCCCCACCCCCATCTCCATCACCACCTCCTCCATACGTTTACAAGTCACCACCTCCTCCATCTCCTTCACCTCCTCCTCCTTACGTTTATAAGTCACCTCCACCACCTTCCCCATCACCTCCTCCTCCTTACATTTACAAGTCGCCTCCACCACcatccccaccaccaccacatccCTACTACTACAAATCTCCACCACCTCCCACTGGTTACTAG
- the LOC126717619 gene encoding extensin-2-like isoform X2 — MANLWPHLVYALALILLATNVAADDHKPYIYASPPPPPYVYASPPPPPYYYKSPPPPSPSPPPPYIYKSPPPPSPYPPPPYVYKSPPPPSPSPPPPYIYKSPPPPSPSPPPPYIYKSPPPPSPSPPPPYIYKSPPPPSPSPPPPYIYKSPPPPSPSPPPPYVYKSPPPPSPSPPPPYIYKSPPPPSPSPPPPYVYKSPPPPSPSPPPPYVYKSPPPPPYVYKSPPPPPYVYKSPPPPSPPPPRSSYYYKSPPPPTGY, encoded by the exons ATGGCCAATCTTTGGCCTCACCTAGTCTATGCATTGGCACTAATCTTATTAGCTACCAATGTAGCTGCTGACGATCACAAGCCTTACATTTATGCTTCTCCACCTCCACCGCCTTATGTTTATgcatcacctccaccacctccttacTACTATAAATCACCACCACCGCCTTCACCATCACCTCCTCCACCTTATATTTataaatcaccaccaccaccatctccatATCCTCCTCCTCCATACGTTTACaagtcaccaccaccaccatcaccctCACCTCCTCCTCCCTATATCTACaagtcaccaccaccaccatctccatCACCCCCACCTCCTTACATCTACAAGTCTCCACCTCCTCCATCACCATCACCTCCTCCTCCTTACATCTATAAATCTCCTCCACCACCCTCACCATCCCCTCCTCCTCCTTATATTTACAAGTCACCTCCACCTCCATCACCTTCACCTCCCCCTCCTTACGTATACAAGTCACCACCTCCCCCATCTCCTTCACCCCCACCTCCTTACATCTACaagtcaccaccaccaccatcaccctCACCACCTCCTCCCTACGTCTACAAGTCACCACCTCCCCCATCTCCATCACCCCCACCTCCTTATGTCTACAAatctccaccacctcctccatACGTCTACAAGTCACCAC CTCCTCCTCCTTATGTTTACAAgtcacctccaccaccatccccaccaccaccacgtTCCTCCTACTACTACAAATCTCCACCACCTCCCACTGGTTACTAG
- the LOC126717619 gene encoding extensin-2-like isoform X3, translating into MANLWPHLVYALALILLATNVAADDHKPYIYASPPPPPYVYASPPPPPYYYKSPPPPSPSPPPPYIYKSPPPPSPYPPPPYVYKSPPPPSPSPPPPYIYKSPPPPSPSPPPPYIYKSPPPPSPSPPPPYIYKSPPPPSPSPPPPYIYKSPPPPSPSPPPPYVYKSPPPPSPSPPPPYIYKSPPPPSPSPPPPYVYKSPPPPSPSPPPPYVYKSPPPPSPSPPPPYVYKSPPPPSPPPPRSSYYYKSPPPPTGY; encoded by the exons ATGGCCAATCTTTGGCCTCACCTAGTCTATGCATTGGCACTAATCTTATTAGCTACCAATGTAGCTGCTGACGATCACAAGCCTTACATTTATGCTTCTCCACCTCCACCGCCTTATGTTTATgcatcacctccaccacctccttacTACTATAAATCACCACCACCGCCTTCACCATCACCTCCTCCACCTTATATTTataaatcaccaccaccaccatctccatATCCTCCTCCTCCATACGTTTACaagtcaccaccaccaccatcaccctCACCTCCTCCTCCCTATATCTACaagtcaccaccaccaccatctccatCACCCCCACCTCCTTACATCTACAAGTCTCCACCTCCTCCATCACCATCACCTCCTCCTCCTTACATCTATAAATCTCCTCCACCACCCTCACCATCCCCTCCTCCTCCTTATATTTACAAGTCACCTCCACCTCCATCACCTTCACCTCCCCCTCCTTACGTATACAAGTCACCACCTCCCCCATCTCCTTCACCCCCACCTCCTTACATCTACaagtcaccaccaccaccatcaccctCACCAC ctcctccatACGTCTACAAGTCACCACCTCCTCCATCTCCTTCACCTCCTCCTCCTTACGTTTATAAGTCACCTCCACCACCTTCCCCATCACCTCCTCCTCCTTATGTTTACAAgtcacctccaccaccatccccaccaccaccacgtTCCTCCTACTACTACAAATCTCCACCACCTCCCACTGGTTACTAG
- the LOC126717619 gene encoding extensin-2-like isoform X1, whose protein sequence is MANLWPHLVYALALILLATNVAADDHKPYIYASPPPPPYVYASPPPPPYYYKSPPPPSPSPPPPYIYKSPPPPSPYPPPPYVYKSPPPPSPSPPPPYIYKSPPPPSPSPPPPYIYKSPPPPSPSPPPPYIYKSPPPPSPSPPPPYIYKSPPPPSPSPPPPYVYKSPPPPSPSPPPPYIYKSPPPPSPSPPPPYVYKSPPPPSPSPPPPYVYKSPPPPPYVYKSPPPPSPSPPPPYVYKSPPPPSPSPPPPYVYKSPPPPSPPPPRSSYYYKSPPPPTGY, encoded by the coding sequence ATGGCCAATCTTTGGCCTCACCTAGTCTATGCATTGGCACTAATCTTATTAGCTACCAATGTAGCTGCTGACGATCACAAGCCTTACATTTATGCTTCTCCACCTCCACCGCCTTATGTTTATgcatcacctccaccacctccttacTACTATAAATCACCACCACCGCCTTCACCATCACCTCCTCCACCTTATATTTataaatcaccaccaccaccatctccatATCCTCCTCCTCCATACGTTTACaagtcaccaccaccaccatcaccctCACCTCCTCCTCCCTATATCTACaagtcaccaccaccaccatctccatCACCCCCACCTCCTTACATCTACAAGTCTCCACCTCCTCCATCACCATCACCTCCTCCTCCTTACATCTATAAATCTCCTCCACCACCCTCACCATCCCCTCCTCCTCCTTATATTTACAAGTCACCTCCACCTCCATCACCTTCACCTCCCCCTCCTTACGTATACAAGTCACCACCTCCCCCATCTCCTTCACCCCCACCTCCTTACATCTACaagtcaccaccaccaccatcaccctCACCACCTCCTCCCTACGTCTACAAGTCACCACCTCCCCCATCTCCATCACCCCCACCTCCTTATGTCTACAAatctccaccacctcctccatACGTCTACAAGTCACCACCTCCTCCATCTCCTTCACCTCCTCCTCCTTACGTTTATAAGTCACCTCCACCACCTTCCCCATCACCTCCTCCTCCTTATGTTTACAAgtcacctccaccaccatccccaccaccaccacgtTCCTCCTACTACTACAAATCTCCACCACCTCCCACTGGTTACTAG